The Theropithecus gelada isolate Dixy chromosome 11, Tgel_1.0, whole genome shotgun sequence genome includes a region encoding these proteins:
- the ALKBH2 gene encoding DNA oxidative demethylase ALKBH2 isoform X2 encodes MDRFLVKGVQGGLLRKREKQEPTGEEPAVLGGDKESTRKRPRREAPGNGGHSAGPSWRHIRAEGLDCSYTVLFAKAEADEIFQELEKEVEYFTGIKMAVTTSGSTEMMKENWPLGAPSPLSPLVPAETLSSGIRIPVGKAPPGGWRWSGCRWPMGACS; translated from the exons ATGGACAGATTCCTGGTGAAAGGGGTTCAAGGGGGCCTTTTGAGGAAGCGGGAGAAGCAAGAGCCGACTGGAGAAGAGCCAGCTGTGTTGGGAGGAGACAAAGAAAGCACAAGGAAgaggcccaggagagaggcccCGGGGAATGGAGGACACTCAGCAGGCCCCAGCTGGCGGCACATTCGGGCTGAGGGCCTGGACTGCAGTTACACGGTCCTCTTTGCTAAAGCTGAGGCAGATGAGATTTTCCAAGAGTTGGAGAAAGAAGTAGAGTATTTTACAG GTATAAAGATGGCTGTGACCACATCGGGGAGCACCGAGATGATGAAAGAGAACTGGCCCCTGGGAGCCCCATCGCCTCTGTCTCCTTTGGTGCCTGCAGAGACTTTGTCTTCCGGCATAAGGATTCCCGTGGGAAAAGCCCCTCCCGGAGGGTGGCGGTGGTCAGGCTGCCGCTGGCCCATGGGAGCTTGCTCATGA
- the ALKBH2 gene encoding DNA oxidative demethylase ALKBH2 isoform X1, protein MDRFLVKGVQGGLLRKREKQEPTGEEPAVLGGDKESTRKRPRREAPGNGGHSAGPSWRHIRAEGLDCSYTVLFAKAEADEIFQELEKEVEYFTGALTRVQVFGKWHSVPRKQATYGDAGLTYTFSGLTLSPKPWIPVLERIRDRVSGVTGQTFNFVLINRYKDGCDHIGEHRDDERELAPGSPIASVSFGACRDFVFRHKDSRGKSPSRRVAVVRLPLAHGSLLMMNHPTNTHWYHSLPVRKKVLAPRVNLTFRKILLTKK, encoded by the exons ATGGACAGATTCCTGGTGAAAGGGGTTCAAGGGGGCCTTTTGAGGAAGCGGGAGAAGCAAGAGCCGACTGGAGAAGAGCCAGCTGTGTTGGGAGGAGACAAAGAAAGCACAAGGAAgaggcccaggagagaggcccCGGGGAATGGAGGACACTCAGCAGGCCCCAGCTGGCGGCACATTCGGGCTGAGGGCCTGGACTGCAGTTACACGGTCCTCTTTGCTAAAGCTGAGGCAGATGAGATTTTCCAAGAGTTGGAGAAAGAAGTAGAGTATTTTACAG GGGCGCTGACCAGGGTCCAGGTATTTGGGAAGTGGCACAGTGTGCCCAGGAAGCAGGCAACGTACGGCGACGCTGGGCTGACCTACACATTTTCAGGCCTCACGCTGTCTCCAAAGCCCTGGATCCCAGTTCTAGAGCGCATCCGGGATCGCGTCTCTGGGGTGACTGGACAGACCTTCAACTTTGTGCTCATCAACAG GTATAAAGATGGCTGTGACCACATCGGGGAGCACCGAGATGATGAAAGAGAACTGGCCCCTGGGAGCCCCATCGCCTCTGTCTCCTTTGGTGCCTGCAGAGACTTTGTCTTCCGGCATAAGGATTCCCGTGGGAAAAGCCCCTCCCGGAGGGTGGCGGTGGTCAGGCTGCCGCTGGCCCATGGGAGCTTGCTCATGATGAACCACCCGACCAACACACACTGGTACCACAGTCTTCCCGTGAGAAAGAAGGTTCTGGCTCCACGGGTCAATCTGACTTTTCGTAAAATTTTgcttactaaaaaataa